One part of the Desulfonema ishimotonii genome encodes these proteins:
- a CDS encoding L-threonylcarbamoyladenylate synthase, whose product MLLEINPVNPQERLVRKVADVLKSGGVIAYPTDTYYGIGCDIMNKKAIQRIYQIKQRDQKKPFSFICSGLTHISNYAKVSNYAYKTMKRLLPGPYTFILEGSKLVPKMMLTKRKTAGIRVPDHPICLTLVEALGNPVISTSATAPDGEIFYDPSLIHDFFGSRIDLVIDGGPVPGEPSSVISLCDDIPEVIRTGLGDVSIFE is encoded by the coding sequence ATGCTTTTGGAAATTAACCCGGTTAACCCCCAGGAACGGCTGGTCAGAAAGGTTGCTGATGTGCTGAAAAGCGGCGGGGTGATTGCCTATCCGACAGACACGTATTACGGCATCGGATGCGATATTATGAATAAAAAGGCGATTCAGCGGATATATCAGATCAAGCAGCGCGACCAGAAGAAGCCCTTCAGCTTTATCTGTTCGGGCCTGACCCATATCAGCAACTACGCAAAGGTATCCAACTATGCGTACAAGACCATGAAACGGCTGTTGCCGGGACCGTACACCTTTATCCTCGAAGGTTCCAAACTGGTTCCCAAAATGATGCTGACAAAACGGAAGACCGCCGGCATCCGGGTGCCGGATCACCCCATCTGCCTGACCCTTGTCGAGGCACTCGGCAACCCCGTCATCTCCACCAGTGCCACCGCACCCGATGGTGAGATTTTCTACGATCCGTCGCTCATCCACGACTTTTTCGGCAGCCGGATTGATCTGGTCATAGACGGCGGACCGGTTCCCGGTGAGCCGTCAAGTGTGATTTCGCTCTGTGATGATATCCCCGAAGTCATTCGCACGGGGCTGGGGGATGTCAGTATTTTTGAGTGA
- the cmk gene encoding (d)CMP kinase, which translates to MKRLLITIDGPAGAGKTTVSKMLAERLAYTYVDTGALYRGIAVAVRDAGISPDDDAGLETLCRAPDIRFVRAENSLRLLLNETDITGRIRTPEITMLASAISAKPVVRECLLHLQRDMGRQKGLVFEGRDMGTVVFPDADIKFFLDAPLEIRATRRYREFQGENRQTLADVERDMRVRDRNDSTRRIAPLKPAKEAVMIDSATLSPREVVMQMLKYIKESLDLF; encoded by the coding sequence TTGAAACGGCTGCTGATTACAATCGACGGGCCTGCCGGGGCCGGAAAAACAACGGTCAGCAAAATGCTGGCCGAACGTCTGGCCTATACCTATGTGGATACCGGGGCGCTGTACAGGGGGATCGCGGTTGCCGTCAGAGACGCCGGCATCTCACCGGATGACGATGCCGGCCTTGAGACATTGTGCCGGGCCCCGGATATCCGGTTTGTCAGAGCGGAAAACAGTCTCCGGCTTCTGCTGAACGAAACCGATATTACGGGCCGGATACGGACACCGGAGATTACGATGCTGGCCTCGGCCATCTCTGCAAAGCCGGTGGTCCGGGAGTGTCTTCTGCACCTTCAGCGGGATATGGGGCGTCAGAAGGGACTGGTATTTGAGGGACGCGATATGGGGACGGTGGTGTTCCCGGATGCGGATATCAAATTTTTTCTGGACGCACCCCTTGAAATCCGGGCGACCCGCCGATACCGGGAATTTCAGGGGGAAAACCGCCAGACGCTGGCAGACGTCGAGCGGGATATGCGCGTCCGGGACCGGAATGACAGCACCCGCCGGATCGCGCCGTTGAAACCTGCGAAAGAGGCGGTGATGATTGACTCCGCAACGCTGTCTCCCCGTGAAGTCGTCATGCAAATGTTAAAATACATAAAAGAATCACTTGATTTATTTTAA
- a CDS encoding 30S ribosomal protein S1 produces the protein MENLVKDETETTPAATDELSDVAVTEDSVETLDDSDDMDSGEDTMESLMDMYEESFKRFQEGEVVTGKIISVDKDNVLVDIGYKSEGQIALHEFRNEEGQIAATVGDSVEVMVEWWDDEEEVVILSKEKAAKIKVWDEIKKAHDADGTVEGVIINRVKGGFSVDIGVQAFLPGSQADLRPIRNLDEMVGKTFAFKILKYNRKRSNIVLSRRVILEEEREAARSATLATIEEGKVVAGIVKNITEYGVFVDLGGVDGLLHITDISWGRVKHPSEIFSVGDEINVKILSLDLEKERVSLGMKQLTEDPWTTAAEKYPVDARITGRVVSLTDYGAFVELEEGIEGLIHVSEMSWTRKIRHPSKMVSVGDEVDAIVLDIKPESRRISLGMKQIAPNPWDVISEKYPIGTTIEGKIKNITDFGLFIGIDEGIDGLVHISDISWTKRIKHPNELYKKGDVVQAIVLDIEKKSERFSLGIKQMQADPWETVAERYEVGKEITGTVTNITDFGVFVELEEGIEGLVHVSEISREKIKTPAEKFAVGDVITAKVMNINSDERRIGLSIKRLDMGDDQGILSDYVNKMGPATSTFGEILRENLQEKMNEDK, from the coding sequence ATGGAAAATTTAGTCAAAGATGAAACAGAAACAACACCGGCAGCTACCGATGAATTATCCGATGTCGCGGTAACAGAGGACAGCGTGGAGACGCTGGACGACAGCGACGATATGGATTCGGGTGAGGATACAATGGAAAGCCTGATGGACATGTATGAAGAGAGCTTCAAACGGTTCCAGGAGGGCGAAGTTGTTACCGGTAAGATTATATCCGTAGATAAGGACAACGTGCTTGTTGATATCGGATATAAGTCAGAGGGCCAGATCGCCCTTCACGAATTCCGTAACGAAGAGGGCCAGATCGCCGCAACCGTCGGAGATTCGGTAGAGGTCATGGTGGAATGGTGGGATGACGAAGAGGAAGTCGTTATTCTGTCCAAGGAAAAGGCCGCCAAGATCAAAGTCTGGGACGAGATTAAAAAGGCCCATGACGCAGACGGAACCGTTGAAGGCGTTATTATAAACCGCGTCAAAGGCGGGTTCTCTGTCGATATCGGCGTTCAGGCATTTCTGCCCGGATCTCAGGCAGACCTGCGGCCCATCCGCAATCTCGATGAAATGGTCGGCAAGACATTCGCCTTCAAGATATTGAAATATAATCGTAAACGCAGCAATATCGTGCTGTCCCGGCGTGTCATCCTTGAAGAGGAGCGCGAGGCCGCAAGATCCGCGACCCTGGCGACGATCGAAGAGGGCAAGGTTGTTGCCGGTATTGTCAAAAACATCACCGAATACGGCGTATTTGTCGATCTCGGCGGTGTGGACGGCCTGCTCCATATTACGGATATTTCATGGGGACGTGTCAAGCACCCGTCTGAGATCTTCTCCGTCGGCGATGAGATCAACGTTAAGATCCTCAGCCTCGACCTGGAGAAAGAGCGGGTTTCCCTGGGCATGAAGCAGCTCACGGAAGATCCTTGGACCACGGCTGCGGAAAAATATCCGGTAGACGCCCGGATTACCGGAAGAGTGGTCAGCCTGACCGACTACGGTGCCTTTGTTGAGCTGGAAGAGGGCATTGAAGGGCTGATTCACGTATCAGAGATGTCATGGACCCGCAAGATCCGTCATCCCTCCAAAATGGTCTCGGTCGGAGACGAGGTGGATGCCATTGTTCTGGACATCAAGCCTGAAAGCCGCCGCATCTCCCTCGGTATGAAACAGATCGCGCCGAATCCGTGGGATGTGATCAGCGAAAAATACCCCATTGGAACCACCATAGAAGGTAAGATCAAAAATATCACCGACTTCGGTCTTTTTATCGGCATTGACGAAGGGATTGACGGCCTGGTACACATCTCGGATATTTCCTGGACCAAGCGGATCAAACACCCCAACGAGCTGTATAAGAAGGGTGACGTCGTTCAGGCCATTGTCCTGGATATTGAGAAGAAAAGCGAACGGTTCTCACTGGGCATCAAACAGATGCAGGCCGATCCCTGGGAGACCGTTGCCGAGCGCTATGAGGTCGGCAAGGAGATCACCGGCACGGTGACGAACATCACCGATTTCGGCGTATTTGTCGAGCTGGAAGAGGGCATCGAAGGTCTGGTCCACGTCTCTGAAATCAGCAGGGAAAAAATCAAAACGCCGGCAGAGAAGTTTGCGGTCGGAGATGTCATCACCGCAAAAGTGATGAACATCAACAGCGATGAAAGACGGATCGGACTGTCCATCAAGCGCCTTGATATGGGAGATGACCAGGGGATTCTCAGCGATTACGTCAACAAGATGGGCCCTGCCACATCGACCTTCGGCGAAATCCTGAGAGAGAACCTTCAGGAAAAAATGAACGAAGATAAATAG